CCGATTCATGCTAGAACATTAATTTGGGAAATTTTAAGCGAATTAGAATCAATTCGGAACTAAATTTATTAAATTCTTACTATTTTAATCTTATTTATTAATTTAAAAACAATAAATAAACTTTTAAATAAATTATAATTATTCTAGATTAAAATTTAATTGTACTAAACATAATTAATTATTATTTTTAAATATAAATACATGAATTTTATTTATTTTTAGTTTTTAGAGATTATTTATTTATATTTAGAATGTGGGATACAAATTGGGTTTTAGCTATTTCTTCTACAAATTCTGCCAGTGAAGCTGCTTCTTTTACATTAATCCCACTAGCTACTACGCCGTGATTTTTTAATATAATAACATCTTCATCAATCATTTTTGCAGCGGTTTCCTGGGCAAGTTCTATACTACCTGGTTTTTTATATTCCAATTCTTCTAAATATGGCTTTTTAATTTTACCAAAACCTTCTAATCTTCTTATTTTCTCATCGGAAAATGAAAAACCGGTTGCATAAGGAGAATGTGTATGTACAATTCCCATAACATCTGACCTATTTTTATAAATTTCTAAATGTAAGAAAAGTTCAGAAGAAGGATGTCCTCTAGAAAGACAATTACCATTTAAATCCACTAAAACCACAGTTTCTTGATTAACATCTGCTAAAGAAATACCCGTGGGTGTTATAGCTACAATATCCATTTCATGGTCTTTAAATCTAGCACTAACATTTCCTGCCTTACCCGAGACAAGTTTTCTGTTAAAAATATAATTTGAAGCGTCTATTACAGATTCTACCAGATTTTTTCCACTCATTTTAGATATCTCCATATCTTGATTATTAAAACAATATTCTATTAATTATATCTATTTATTTTTATTTAAAAATCAATTACAAAAAGATAAATTGCATAAAATTTATCAATTAATATCATTCACTAAATTTTAAAAGCTTGAATTCGCCCCTATGAATCACTGGAACTTCTCCACATGTAGGAACTATATTAAGCCGTTTCATGAAATCGGTTTGGGACTGGAATGTTCCGGAGTTTATCATATGAACTCCTTTGTAGTTTTTGTAGGAGTTAATATGGACATGGCCCGTATGGAATATATGTGGGATATCTTCCATTACTAAATAATCTTCTATTTCAGAAGCTAACGGAGTTCTTTCACCATATATTGGCGCTAAATGTCTTTTTTCAAGAAGTTCTTTCATAATAATGTCAGATCTCTCTTGACTTAATCCTTTAATACTCATGGTAATATCAAGAAAACTGTTGCCGTGATAAATAAGAGTTTTTATACCATCAAGACTTACAATGGCTGGGCTACTTACAAATTCAGCATTTTTAAGATTGTAAAGAGCCTTAGCATATTCTTCTGGAACTGCTGGCTGGGGTTCAGCTAATCTTGATGCGTCGTGGTTTCCTGGTGCAAAAATTATTTTTATATCTGGCCTTATTTGACCAAATAAGCGGGCTGCTTCTTCATATTGTCGAGTTATGTCTTTTATATTAAGATCATCATCTTGATTTGGATAAACACCAATTCCATCTACTATGTCTCCTGCAACCAAGAGATATTTAACATCTTTAGCTATTTCAATTTGCTCAGGACTTCCAAATTCACAATTAATCCATTTTATAAATTTTTCAAATACATCTTCCAGAAAGTTGAGGCTGCCTATATGAACATCAGATATAAAAACAGCAGAAAAATTCATGGGTTTTTCTTCAATTCTTGGAACTCCCGGATGAATAATTTCTGAAGAAATAAATAAATTCCCTTTTCTAATTCCTATAATGCCAATAACTTCATCCCTAACAATGGTTTCCGACTTTTCAAATAGTTTGTGATTATCATTATGTACTAAAACACTGATTTCGCCCGTTTCATCTTCTATTTCCAGTATTTTATGCCCATTTTTAGTAGTTCGGAAATCTTTTACCATTCCAATAATTTTAACTTCATCTTTTGTTTGAAAAATGTCTGTAATTGAGAGAGAACCTTTTAATTCCCTTCTTTTTGATAATATGCCTTTAATTTTCTCATATCTACTATTAAAATAAGAAATCATATCCTTAATATCTCCACTGGTGTAAGATTTCTTACTAGTATCTTGAATAATCTCGAAATTAAATTCCACATTACTCGGAATATTTAATGACTTGATATCTGCTTCAGAAACAGATTCAGTAACTAAATCAATTTCTGGTGAATAATTACCTAGTGAAGAAGATTCTGTGTCAATTTCTTGAATTTCCAGGGGGTTTATGCTTGATTCAGATTTTAAATTAGAATCAAAGTTAATGGAGTTAGGTTCAGAACTTGAAACTTTGGTTTGGCTTATTATACCTTCTTTTTCTAAAAAACGATCTAATATGTCTCCAGTTAAAATTACAAGATCCCTTTTTTTTATTCCTTTTCCAACTAGATCTGTAATTAATGAAGAAGAAACGTGAACCGGGTCTTCTAATAAGTTAATTTTATCGTAAGCAGATTCATTAACTAAAATTCCGGCATCAGCAAACTTAAGTAGAATATTTTGACTCATAATAATCTTTAAATTAATTTTTAAAATGATAAATAGTTAAATATTTTTAACAATAAAATCTGAATTAGTGAACTATAATTTAATGTTAGAAATTCTTATATAAAATACTAGTTACAATCATATAAATAGTAAATCTGAGTAGTAAATTTATAAGATAAATTTATAAATAAATTCTAAACAATTATTCAATAACACTCTATTACTAAATTATTTCAGGTTTTTAAAAAGGATGCATTTAAAAAATTAATTAAACATTTAATTTAAACGGTTTAAGACGTATAATGCTTATTTAAATTACTATACATTATTGATATTAATTTAGAATAATCTAAACTCTTCTACATAGCAAAAAGGTGGTTATTTGTCAAGAATTTTGAAATTCATAATT
This genomic window from Methanobacteriales archaeon HGW-Methanobacteriales-1 contains:
- a CDS encoding DNA polymerase II → MSQNILLKFADAGILVNESAYDKINLLEDPVHVSSSLITDLVGKGIKKRDLVILTGDILDRFLEKEGIISQTKVSSSEPNSINFDSNLKSESSINPLEIQEIDTESSSLGNYSPEIDLVTESVSEADIKSLNIPSNVEFNFEIIQDTSKKSYTSGDIKDMISYFNSRYEKIKGILSKRRELKGSLSITDIFQTKDEVKIIGMVKDFRTTKNGHKILEIEDETGEISVLVHNDNHKLFEKSETIVRDEVIGIIGIRKGNLFISSEIIHPGVPRIEEKPMNFSAVFISDVHIGSLNFLEDVFEKFIKWINCEFGSPEQIEIAKDVKYLLVAGDIVDGIGVYPNQDDDLNIKDITRQYEEAARLFGQIRPDIKIIFAPGNHDASRLAEPQPAVPEEYAKALYNLKNAEFVSSPAIVSLDGIKTLIYHGNSFLDITMSIKGLSQERSDIIMKELLEKRHLAPIYGERTPLASEIEDYLVMEDIPHIFHTGHVHINSYKNYKGVHMINSGTFQSQTDFMKRLNIVPTCGEVPVIHRGEFKLLKFSE
- a CDS encoding class II aldolase family protein, whose amino-acid sequence is MSGKNLVESVIDASNYIFNRKLVSGKAGNVSARFKDHEMDIVAITPTGISLADVNQETVVLVDLNGNCLSRGHPSSELFLHLEIYKNRSDVMGIVHTHSPYATGFSFSDEKIRRLEGFGKIKKPYLEELEYKKPGSIELAQETAAKMIDEDVIILKNHGVVASGINVKEAASLAEFVEEIAKTQFVSHILNINK